The genomic segment AGTTACATTCGAGCCAGGGGAGACCGGTGCCGATCGACCGTGGACCGGCGGGTTCACCGGGCGGTGGTTGCGCGGCCCCGAGAAGGCGTCGATCCGCATCGTGATGCTGTTTGATTACCAGTGCATCGACTGCCAGCGGATCGAGACGACGCAGGTGAAGCAGCTCATGCAGCAGCGCAACGATGTGTCGCTCTCGGTAAAGCATTTCCCGATGTGCGCCGATTGCAACCCCGGTTTCGCCACGCGCAATCTGCACCCCAACGCCTGCTGGGCCGCGCGCGCCGCCGAGGCCGCGGGCATCCTCTACGGCAACGAAGGCTTCTGGAAGATGCACGACTGGCTCTTCGAGCGGAAGGGCGCGTTCACCGATCACGATTTGAGCGAGGGGCTGGCGGCGCTGGGGTTTGCTCGCCCGAAGTTCATCGAGGTAATGAAGAGCGAAGAAACGCTGCGGCGCGTCACGTCGGACATCAACGAGGGCATGTGGCTCGGATTGTATTACACGCCGATGATTTTCATCAACGGCGTGGAACTGAAGGGCGTGTTCGCGCACAACGCGGTAACGCGCGCGGTGGAGAGCCTCGCCATGCAGAACCTGCCGCCGATGACGTGCGATCAGGATCAGCCGCCGCCGGCGATGGAGAAGGTTCTCGCCGACTGGCGCGAGGGGCCGCCGCGCATGCTCCCGCCCGATCCGCAGAGTTGGCCGCGGGGCGACGCGACCGCGCCGCTGCGCGTCGTACTCTGGGGCGACTATCAGGAGCCGTACACGGCGAAGGCCGACGCGCTGATCCGCAAGATCCTCGCGACGCTGCCGAAGAGTTACTACGAGTTTCGACATTACCCGGTGAACCAGTTGTGCAATCCGGCCGGCAGCACGACCAAGCACCCGCTGGCCTGTCGGGCCGCCGCGGCGGCGGAGGCCGCGGGCATGCTGGGTGGCGCCGAGGCGTACTGGCACATGCACGACTGGTTGATGACGAGTCAGCAGACGTTCAACGACGCGGCGCTGCGCGATGCAGCGATGGGCATGGGGCTGGACCCCGACGCGCTCTTTGCACAAATGGAATCGCAGGAGGTCAAGAATGCCATCGCCGAGGACGCGAAGACGGCCCGCTCGCTCGGGTTGCAAAGCATCCCGTTCATCTTCGTGAACGATCGGCACGTCCAACGATGGATGGTCGGAGACAAGTCCGTGATCGATCTGATCCTGAACGAAGCCGCCGGAAGAAAGTGACCTGTGTTTACAGCGCCAGCGCCCGCGCCAGTTGCTGATAGGTCGGCGCGGGGTCGGCGTAGCTGTTTTTCGGCGGCAGATTCCATTTCTCGAATAACTTTGCGTTGTCGGCGTCGATGACCGCGAGATCCGCCACCTTGCGCTCGTCGTGAAGCTCGTCGTGGTGAATCAGCGCCGCACGACATCCCAACACGCGCAAGCCCGCCTCGCGCTGCACTTTGAGCGACAGGTCCGGGTCCCACGCACAAAACCGATACCGCTCATCGAGGTACCCCAGCCCCCCCAGCAGGCCCGTCGGAAGCAGACCGAAATTGGCGTACGGCCAGCCACGCACGTTGTAGATGCTGTACGCCGCGCCCCCGTACACGACGGTGTCGAGTCTGTTCCACGGCCTGCGTTCGTTGTGATAGAACGCCACCATGCCCAGATCGAACAGATCGCTCCGACTGAACATCGCCAGGGCCGCGTCGATGGCGCCGGGAAGCGGACGGGCGTCGTCGTTGAGCCACATCACGAACGGAGCGGTCGCGGCGCGGAAGCCCTTGTTGTAGGCGCGCGTGGCGCCCTCCCGCCGTTCCTCGCGAATAAGATGAATGTCTC from the Planctomycetia bacterium genome contains:
- a CDS encoding thioredoxin domain-containing protein is translated as MPSKNPPAAENAPAARFAVAMPLWLVGFVALDLAVVLTALLTAESLIGLGLPGCGINSACAAAAASVYGKVPGLQMPVSYVGLAYFLSMLLGWLLAAQHGVTKGYRNAARLGVAASIFFVAMLIREGHLCWYCVLSHAANFVFWLMVEITSASKVSVRGVMSKVAVAFVVLAVGLQGAHTVVKKQENQKQEDKLAESTAAIAAASKEKAAQIAQSPTPTPTEPPAATNGNAAMNSPNGAPAQPPKKPDATPQPPAANTASVQPKAAENTQKVTFEPGETGADRPWTGGFTGRWLRGPEKASIRIVMLFDYQCIDCQRIETTQVKQLMQQRNDVSLSVKHFPMCADCNPGFATRNLHPNACWAARAAEAAGILYGNEGFWKMHDWLFERKGAFTDHDLSEGLAALGFARPKFIEVMKSEETLRRVTSDINEGMWLGLYYTPMIFINGVELKGVFAHNAVTRAVESLAMQNLPPMTCDQDQPPPAMEKVLADWREGPPRMLPPDPQSWPRGDATAPLRVVLWGDYQEPYTAKADALIRKILATLPKSYYEFRHYPVNQLCNPAGSTTKHPLACRAAAAAEAAGMLGGAEAYWHMHDWLMTSQQTFNDAALRDAAMGMGLDPDALFAQMESQEVKNAIAEDAKTARSLGLQSIPFIFVNDRHVQRWMVGDKSVIDLILNEAAGRK
- a CDS encoding glycosyltransferase, which translates into the protein MNTHAPLLDIVIASYNRLPHLRRAIEAVRATVAAPYRLIVVDGDSPDGTSNWCLAQRDIHLIREERREGATRAYNKGFRAATAPFVMWLNDDARPLPGAIDAALAMFSRSDLFDLGMVAFYHNERRPWNRLDTVVYGGAAYSIYNVRGWPYANFGLLPTGLLGGLGYLDERYRFCAWDPDLSLKVQREAGLRVLGCRAALIHHDELHDERKVADLAVIDADNAKLFEKWNLPPKNSYADPAPTYQQLARALAL